A window of the Dongshaea marina genome harbors these coding sequences:
- a CDS encoding LysR family transcriptional regulator, which translates to MQNIGMNQLEHFIQIYELKSISAAAKECGVTQSAITKSLKKLEELLGLTLFYRHTREMSPSDAAHGLYEHALDIVSATRSFELRAEQIALGSLVRYASAVARWFHKWSRFL; encoded by the coding sequence ATGCAGAACATCGGGATGAATCAACTTGAGCACTTTATCCAAATTTACGAGCTCAAAAGTATCTCGGCAGCAGCCAAGGAGTGTGGTGTCACTCAATCTGCCATCACCAAGAGCCTGAAGAAGCTGGAAGAGTTGCTGGGTCTGACTCTCTTTTACCGCCATACCCGGGAGATGTCTCCCAGTGATGCCGCTCATGGCCTATATGAACATGCGCTGGATATAGTATCCGCGACCCGCAGCTTCGAACTGCGCGCCGAGCAGATCGCCCTGGGGAGCTTGGTGAGGTACGCATCGGCTGTGGCCCGCTGGTTTCACAAATGGTCACGGTTCCTTTAG